In Phycisphaerales bacterium, a genomic segment contains:
- a CDS encoding DUF2752 domain-containing protein — MNEVLRDPMPAVGHLLGPASRNAVVERSVAAVVALACLALLSVAAWLEPSPSGVGTHTQLLPLQSCAWIAYADMPCPTCGMTTAFAHAADGHLIKSFITQPMGCLLAIGTAAAFWVSVYIAFTGSPIWRVFQRMWRPSVVWILGALLLAAWGYKIWALKGGIGV; from the coding sequence ATGAACGAGGTATTGCGGGATCCGATGCCGGCTGTCGGCCATCTCCTCGGACCGGCGTCGCGCAACGCGGTCGTCGAGCGGTCGGTCGCGGCCGTGGTAGCCCTGGCGTGCCTGGCGCTGCTGTCGGTCGCGGCGTGGCTCGAGCCTTCGCCGAGTGGAGTGGGCACGCACACCCAACTGCTGCCGCTCCAGTCCTGCGCCTGGATCGCCTATGCCGACATGCCGTGTCCGACGTGCGGGATGACGACTGCGTTTGCACACGCGGCGGACGGGCATCTGATCAAGTCCTTCATCACCCAGCCGATGGGCTGCCTGCTGGCGATCGGCACGGCTGCGGCGTTCTGGGTATCGGTGTACATCGCGTTTACGGGCTCACCCATCTGGCGCGTCTTCCAGCGCATGTGGCGGCCGAGCGTCGTCTGGATTCTGGGCGCGCTGCTGCTGGCGGCGTGGGGGTACAAGATCTGGGCCCTCAAAGGAGGCATCGGCGTATGA